One Oscillospiraceae bacterium genomic window carries:
- a CDS encoding M20 family metallopeptidase, whose product MWYNIEKYLGCYTMNEIFNYIDSHAEEYTQFLKKICSFEATAKDKKEIDKMLDYISEFALNKGFNVERVPFENCGDFLIIDINKNMDKGSVFLAHTDTVHKKGTFGYPLVKIENGKMQGPGMIDCKGGIAIALLTMESLKKYGIKDHTRLILTSDEEVSNVLGGKKEQQFFKEKVCGFKNALNCETTKNNEVVVSRKGILRLRIDIKGIGGHSGIEYFNSSSAVLEAAKKIVALESASKQGGTTYNCSIINGGTVANIIPNECSFVVDVRVVNVDSMKDAEEFINKVANKSYVKGTISTVTKISSRMPMLKNDETLKLFNTLSKISIKYGLGELTPVESGGGSDSAYTQLAGVPSLCGLGGSGDFCHTNKEYIEINSISKRAKLLAAFCVKQGI is encoded by the coding sequence ATGTGGTACAATATAGAAAAATATTTGGGGTGTTATACAATGAATGAAATATTTAACTACATTGACAGTCACGCAGAAGAATATACTCAATTTTTAAAAAAAATCTGCAGTTTTGAGGCAACTGCAAAAGATAAGAAAGAAATTGACAAAATGCTTGATTATATTTCTGAATTTGCTCTTAATAAGGGCTTTAATGTTGAAAGGGTTCCGTTTGAAAATTGCGGAGACTTTTTAATTATTGATATAAATAAAAATATGGATAAAGGTAGTGTATTTCTTGCTCATACAGATACTGTTCATAAAAAAGGAACTTTCGGATATCCTTTAGTAAAAATAGAAAACGGAAAAATGCAAGGACCTGGTATGATTGACTGCAAAGGTGGGATTGCAATTGCTCTTCTAACAATGGAGTCTTTAAAGAAGTATGGCATTAAAGATCACACAAGACTTATTTTAACTTCTGACGAGGAGGTTTCAAATGTTTTAGGTGGTAAAAAAGAACAACAGTTTTTTAAAGAAAAAGTATGTGGCTTTAAAAATGCACTTAATTGTGAAACAACAAAAAATAATGAAGTTGTCGTTTCAAGAAAAGGAATTTTGCGTCTTAGAATTGATATTAAAGGAATTGGTGGACATTCAGGGATTGAATATTTTAATTCATCAAGTGCTGTGCTGGAAGCAGCTAAAAAAATTGTAGCACTTGAGAGTGCAAGTAAGCAGGGAGGAACTACATATAATTGCAGTATCATAAATGGTGGAACCGTTGCAAATATTATTCCGAATGAGTGTTCGTTTGTTGTTGATGTAAGAGTTGTAAATGTTGACAGTATGAAAGATGCGGAAGAATTTATCAATAAGGTTGCAAATAAAAGTTATGTTAAGGGTACAATATCGACTGTTACAAAGATTAGTTCAAGAATGCCTATGTTAAAAAATGATGAAACTTTGAAATTATTTAACACACTTTCTAAAATCAGCATAAAATATGGCTTGGGTGAACTTACTCCCGTTGAATCAGGAGGAGGCTCTGATTCAGCATATACTCAACTTGCAGGCGTACCGAGTTTATGTGGTTTGGGTGGAAGCGGGGATTTCTGCCATACTAATAAAGAATATATAGAAATAAATTCTATTTCCAAAAGAGCTAAACTGTTGGCAGCATTTTGTGTAAAACAGGGAATATGA
- a CDS encoding S-layer homology domain-containing protein, with translation MLKKKNKQIITLVLCCVILITSSLSVFSASIIILPNRDFEISLREFSDVTLAHWFYDDVMIMARRGYIQGTSEPVDGIGIFEPNGNVTLGQFLAIATRIMIGDKNDKTSDSHWAKKYYDIAISEGLISAADFLGDASSLDTPLTREDMAYILVNIAKKRGESLKLLEGIDNNITDLSNVSDKRRDAVKLAYSSGLLTGKDNYEFRPMELLTRAETATVFCRVLNFRERPKVTVVSKEEVEYAKYVVRGEGRTQGLLRAEYARQFDIQALNNVRVGEDEKGVYLEFTAPVLPDLLKKDFEFTVGADVYEPNAEVPTGFVMSLVESGEYFKGYFIDVEDNYIRKERIKSANVTVSVRHKTLCESMLGHTVYIYSKTQALEGWYDNNHNSIIEYDSTHIFAGIGR, from the coding sequence ATGTTAAAGAAAAAAAACAAACAAATTATAACTCTTGTGCTGTGTTGTGTGATACTTATTACATCTTCTTTATCTGTTTTTAGTGCATCGATTATTATTCTTCCAAATAGAGATTTTGAGATTTCATTACGTGAATTTTCTGATGTTACACTTGCTCATTGGTTTTATGATGATGTTATGATAATGGCGCGTCGCGGATATATACAAGGTACATCTGAACCTGTTGACGGTATTGGTATATTTGAACCTAACGGAAATGTTACGTTAGGGCAATTTTTAGCTATTGCTACCCGTATTATGATTGGTGATAAAAATGACAAAACAAGTGATTCTCATTGGGCAAAAAAGTACTATGATATAGCAATTAGCGAAGGACTTATATCTGCTGCTGATTTTTTGGGGGATGCAAGTTCTTTAGATACACCATTGACTCGCGAAGATATGGCGTATATTCTTGTTAATATTGCCAAGAAAAGAGGCGAGAGCCTTAAATTGCTTGAAGGTATAGACAATAATATCACAGATTTAAGTAACGTATCAGATAAGAGGCGTGATGCAGTAAAACTTGCCTATTCATCAGGATTGCTAACAGGTAAGGATAACTATGAGTTTAGACCTATGGAGTTATTAACAAGAGCCGAAACTGCGACTGTGTTTTGCCGAGTTCTTAATTTCAGGGAAAGGCCGAAAGTTACTGTTGTAAGCAAAGAAGAAGTTGAATATGCTAAATATGTTGTTAGGGGCGAGGGGAGAACGCAGGGACTGTTAAGAGCCGAATATGCCCGTCAGTTTGATATACAAGCGCTTAATAATGTACGAGTAGGTGAAGATGAAAAAGGGGTATATTTAGAATTTACTGCACCTGTTTTACCGGATTTGTTAAAGAAAGATTTTGAATTTACTGTAGGTGCTGATGTTTATGAGCCAAATGCAGAAGTTCCAACAGGTTTTGTAATGTCATTGGTAGAATCAGGTGAGTATTTTAAGGGATACTTTATCGATGTAGAAGATAATTATATAAGAAAAGAGCGTATAAAGTCTGCTAATGTAACAGTTTCGGTAAGACATAAGACACTATGCGAAAGTATGCTGGGACATACAGTATATATTTATTCAAAAACTCAGGCATTAGAAGGATGGTACGACAATAACCATAATTCAATTATTGAATATGACAGCACACATATATTTGCAGGTATAGGCAGGTAA
- a CDS encoding LysR family transcriptional regulator: MEILQLRYFFESAKNGSFSKTAEKYMVPLSSVSASVKRLEKELGCLLFHRYSNKIELNENGKKLQNSLCIIFNELDNLIDSISPHKNNVCEIKIYIRALRKEITDYIIEYKKNHPDITFKTIFDYTGTHKEDFDIIIDDKLFKYSEYDNFELCSRKIRLKVSANSHLCNKKLKLKQLCNESFISFGELGSTHNMLLEACRREGFTPNFVVQTNDLLCYNKYVEAGIGIGIERYDDKNENINNDNKTKFLDVSDFIARQTVYVFYKEHLSHGIIRDFLDFLKEKSF, translated from the coding sequence ATGGAAATTCTGCAACTTCGTTATTTTTTTGAAAGTGCTAAAAACGGAAGTTTTTCAAAGACTGCGGAAAAATATATGGTTCCGCTATCTTCGGTATCAGCATCTGTAAAACGTTTAGAAAAAGAACTCGGCTGCTTACTATTTCATAGATACAGCAACAAAATAGAATTAAACGAGAACGGAAAAAAATTACAGAACTCATTATGTATAATTTTTAATGAATTAGATAATCTTATTGACTCAATTTCACCACATAAAAACAATGTATGTGAAATTAAAATTTATATTCGTGCATTAAGAAAAGAAATTACAGATTATATAATTGAATATAAAAAAAATCATCCTGATATAACATTTAAGACAATTTTTGATTATACAGGTACGCATAAAGAAGACTTTGATATAATAATTGATGATAAACTATTTAAATATTCAGAATATGATAATTTTGAGTTATGCAGCAGAAAAATACGCTTAAAAGTTTCTGCAAACAGTCATTTATGTAATAAAAAATTGAAATTAAAACAACTTTGCAACGAATCTTTTATTTCTTTCGGCGAACTGGGCAGTACACACAATATGCTTTTAGAGGCTTGCCGACGCGAAGGTTTTACACCAAATTTTGTTGTTCAGACAAATGATTTATTATGCTACAATAAATATGTTGAAGCCGGAATTGGAATCGGTATAGAAAGATATGATGACAAAAATGAAAACATTAACAATGATAATAAAACCAAATTTCTTGATGTATCAGATTTTATAGCACGGCAAACTGTGTATGTGTTTTATAAGGAACATTTGTCACATGGTATCATTCGTGATTTTCTTGATTTTTTAAAAGAAAAGAGTTTTTGA